Within Aspergillus oryzae RIB40 DNA, chromosome 2, the genomic segment GAAGACTTGCAGCGAATGTGGAAGAAGGGCATAATTGGATTACATTTTGGAGTACAGGATTCAGGCACTGACCTCACAGCTTCAGCATCAATGCCATCCGTTAACCATTCCACCGGTCCCTGCAACGAGTTCATCAAGTTCCTCTTTTCGGGTCCGGTATACTTCTTGAGCTTCACGCTCTCTTCTCATGACGAAGGCCACATCGTCCCGCAGCTTCTCTAGCCTCCTGGAAATGGCTGCCTCCTCAGAAATCTGCAGGTTACGGAATGCATCTAGTTCATCCTTTGACTTCTCCAAAGCAGCGCTGGCTTCAAGTATCTTAGTCCGTAGCATCTTCGCCCGGTTTTGATACCCACCGTAATGTAGCgcaagcttcttctcaagcTTGTTTCCTCTCTCAGCCGTGGCAAGTAGAGAGGCTTGCACATTGTCAAAAACACCAATCATGCGTTGCTCTTGTTGGTActcgtcctcttcgtcgtcggcatAGTTGGAGAGACCTGGAAGAGCCTTCGAATGTGCAGTCGTCCACTGTGCATCGAAATTCTCTGTCCACTCCGGTTTCCTTTCATCAGAAGTGGCTTCGGTGACAATAGCGCTGCGAGCTGCTTCCATCAACGTGTCGTCAAACCGTTCCACCTTCCgtgcttttccttctaccTTAGCACCGGGGAGGGGGAATTTTCGAGCATCGTGGGCAATGAGCAGAGCAGCCTCTTTGGAGATCATGCTGGCAATCGGATCTGTCACTTGCGACGCACGTTCGACCAGCGCGTCTATATCTAGAACGCTTGGACGGGGCAATGATCGTTGATAGACTTGTGATTGACGCTTTAGTTCAGCCTGTGCTGCCTTTTCTCGcgcctctctttcccttctgtcACGCTCCGCCATATCCTCTTCCATATATTCCTCACTGACTGTCGGCTCTGTAGACTCTGAAGGAAGTTCTTCCAATTCCCATTcggtttcttttggttttggtaGGGCAGAAAGCTTGCTGCGAATGCTTTGGCGCATAAAACTCTCGTGCATCTTGATCTCCTTTGGAGTGCTCCCAACAAGTTGTTCCCCTTCCATCTGATTCAGGGAGAAATGGTCACGGGGGGTTCGTAGAGGAGTCGCTCCCGGACCAACACCTCCACGCATAGGTGTCGCACCGACACCACCATTGGCCTGTCGGAAAGGCGTGGCCATAGGGTTCGGGGTGACAATCTCCTGGCGCCGTGGTGCAATACCATCAAAACCGGTAGAAGATCCCCCCTCGTGCAAAGGTGTGTTCTCTCCTCCCAGCAATGAAGATTGGGTTTCAGTAAGGGCTCTGATGTTCTTAATCTCATTGGCGATATGGTCTTCCTCCGGCGCAGCGCGAGGAGTCCTTATCGGTGTCCCACCAACAATTGCCGAATAATTCCCAAGCAATCCTCGCgtcatttcttcatctccagccATTTTGCTGGCCTTATCACCTGCCATACccatcttgatgatatcttccatttcaCTTTCACTAACCTGAGGGCTTGGTAAGACGAGAGCTCTTCTTTTGCTACTCTGCTCCGCCTCGCGGATCTTCTGCATTTGACCagctcttgctgctgctgcagaagctgcagaacTGCTGTTCttatcattcttcctcttcttgcgCTCAGCCTCCTCGTCTTGGTCTCCTTTGCGCTTGTTGGCAAGCTGTTGCTTACGGGGGTCGAACATTTCGCGCTGCCTCTCATTCctggcttcttcctccatagTATCGTAGAAACCAGGGGCTGCCGGCTTCTCGAACGGAATATCGGCATTGTAATCCATCTCACCCTTCTTTCGAGTGACAACCTTGATGTTGATACCAGCATTTTTGAGTTCACGACGCTTCTGGAGCACAGCAAGTCTCCGGGATTCTTCCAGCTGTCGTTCTCTAGCCTTtcgctttgctttctttccttgtgtGTTCGCCAAACGAGCTCTAGCTTCACTCAACATCTCCTTTTCGTCTTCGTCAAGGTCAATTGTATCCGGGCGAGCGGGCTTCGATTCAGGGTCGGGATCTAATTCGCCAGGCCTAGTTAAAGTTAGCCGAGAATAAATCCACGGCATAAGTACATATTAGCATACCGTAACCGTCTCACATCGTCCGCACTTGGCGCAGCGGTCTCCCCACCCTCAGGACCTCCTAGACCAAACTCATCGTTTTCACGAGCTTCCGCCTCATCCAACAATTTCTGGTAGCGCTCGAGACATTGAGTGGCCGTGCGTCCAACAATCGGTGCGATCGTACGCCACTGAGTGGGCATCAACTTGGCCAAATGCAGTagcttctcatcctcttccctcGACCACTCGACCTTCCGGATGCCGGGATCCAACCATTCCACCCATCGAGCCTTGCATTGCTTGGGAGTTTTTCTGGCTAGCAGTGAGGATACCCGCGCCCACTGGTTGAGACCATACTTGGACACCTGTAATATGTCATCTATTAGTGACCGTCCGATCACATCACAACAAGGTTCCTAGTAGTTGTCTAAGCGCGCATGTAACTTACCGCCGCCCGAAGCACCTCATCTTCGATATTCGTCCTAAATAAATGTGAGCCTTTAATCAATGATAATATTGCAAGTCGCAAGAGCTCTTACCAGACACCTCCTTTGACCACCGGCATGGCTGTTAAGATTCAGCAGCCGTCTTCAGATCAGTCGACCCCAATTATAGTATCGGTATGCGAGATTAGAAATACAGAATTAAACTGAGCCCCCGGGGCTAGTGGCTAAAGGAGTCAGTGCCGATGATAACCTGACGCGGGCGAAAAGCACGTCGCTGCGAAGTCAGTCTTCAACTTGCGCGCGATTGCCGCGAAGAGCTTTAGCGCGGCAGACGCACTAGTATGTAATTTAATCGCCCCGCGATACGGTATTAGGTAAGCGGGTCCAGATTTTTGGTCGCAAATAATTCAGATTATCTACTAGTgctaaagaaaaaaggaaaagactTTCCACCTTACAGTTCGATATTGCAATCTAGCTAGTAAGGTCTGCAGGATGTCTCCTTCCACAGATGCCCCCAAACAATTTAGCCAACCTTCCCGTAAGGGTAAAAAGGCGTGGCGTAAGAATGTGGATGTGACGGAGGTCCAAGAAGGTCTCCGGTTGTtgaaagatgaggaaatcAAAGGGTAAATATGaattcattttctttctctcgaTAATTCTAAAGGCTGATTTCACATTACAGCGGTGTCCTGGCAGAAAAGCCGTCCGAAGAGCTGTTCACCTTCGATACCACTGGTTCAACAGAAATTCGCAAAGCTGTCGAGAAACAGCACAAGCCGCTGAAATCGGAAGAAATCATTGCCCGGCGGTCAGTTATACCAGCGGTAGACACTCGCAAACGCAACAACTCCAAAGTGACAGATGGTGTTCTCGAATCGAAGACTAAGAAACATAAGAGCGACTGGGTTACCCGCAAGGATTGGCTGCGCTTAAAACAAGTCGCTAAAGAGGGCAAGCCCATCAAAAAGGACGTGGGGGGTGAATTCTATGATCCCTGGGCTGATGCTGAAGATCCAACACCTGTGGAGGATCCGCAGTTTGATTTCCTGGAGAAACCGAAGCCGAAGGTTGCGCCTGTGACACTAAAGGAAGCTCCGATCTCACTTGCGGCAAATGGAAAAGCGATTCCTGCTGTCCGCAAGCCGAACGCTGGCACAAGTTACAATCCAACCTTTGAGGAGTGGGATAGTCTTCTACAGGAACAAGGAGCCAAGGAGGTAGAGGCAGAGAAAAAGCGCCTGGAGGAGGAAcgtaaagaagaagaaagacagcgTCTGATTGCCGAGGCCAAGGATGACGACGGCGAGGTGAAGTCGGACGATGAAAGTGCCTGGGAAGGTTTTGAAAGCGAGTACGAGACCCCGGattggctgaagaagaaacgtccagagagaaagacgaaagCGCAAAGGAATAAGATCAAGCGACGTAAGGAGGCTGAGAGGCAAGCAAAATGGGAGGaacagatgaagaaaaaggaagagcaagTTGAGCAGGCAAAATCTATCGCCGAGAAAATGAAACAGCAAGAGCTTGAGCGCGTCGAGTCTTCCGACTCTGAGGGAGAAGGTGATGATACTGTTTTGCGGCGAAAGCCCTTGGGTGGAAGGACATAGTATGTTTCCCCAGTCCTACTTGTATCTTATTCATTTACTGACCTCACACCAGTGCCCCCGAGCAAAAACTGGAGGTTGTCCTACCAGATGAACTGCAGGACTCACTACGCCTGCTGAAGCCAGAGGGTAATTTGCTCGATGACCGATTCCGGACATTAATCGTTCAAGGAAAGTTGGAATCTCGAAGGCCGGTTTCACAAcccaagaaggcaaagagaaaGTTGACGGAGAAATGGGGTCACAAGGATTTCAAGGTTCCGGGCTTGTAAATAGATTCTCTTTTCGTTTTCATGTTGGTTGTTTCTCACATAGACTTCTATTTGTATAATGAGGCGTTGTTAGATATAAAAAGTTCTTATGCTTTCCAATACCCCGCATCGAGCCTCGAAAGGCTCCTTTTATTGTATAAACTGAAGCTTTTGTGTCTGAACTGATCCATCTCCCCTATAATCTATGCCACCAGAGAGTACCAAGTAAATGCCGATAAGCTCAGTAGATATAAGGAAGTTATGGCCAGCCAAAAGAACAGAGGAACGGAAGTGTTCGAGACTCCCGAGTGGGCCGTCCGAAAATTTAACTTTAGCGCAATTTATCGGATTTATCGTCGATTCTGGAAAGTTGCTCCTCCGCATCAgatatctttctttgctccTCACATCGCCTATCCAGTACCAGAACACAATGCGATAAGATCCTATCTGACCATTGGAATGGACGTGAAAAACCTTTCCAGCAATTGGAAGAAACTCCAGGAGACGCTGAAAAAGAACCccatctccagctcctctACGAAACGCAAGACATCGGGTCGGGAAGGTCAAAATGGTGTGGTAAAGAAGCGAAAAACGGAAACAGTCGAAGGGAAAACTAAATCTGAACAATCTCATATAtcgaaaaagaggaagagaatggcCGACAACGCTGCTGAGGGGGGCAAGGATGACGTACAGGAAACCGTCTTGAAATCCATCACCCGGAAGAATTCTACTGCCTCGCTTGCGCCGCGACCTGACGTGAAGATTTCGAAGGCCAATGAGGGCCGGTCACCGACGTCAGTATTTCTCTGGTCTTCCAGCCATATGTTATGGTTAATCTTTGCTAATCCTGTGCTAGTGCGGAACTAGGTAAATATGTTGCGATGGACTGCGAGATGGTGGGAGTCGGCCCTAACCCCGATAACGACTCGGCTCTTGCGCGTGTCAGTATCGTCAACTTCAACGGCGAACAAGTGTATGACTCCTTTGTACGACCGAAGGAAATGGTCACGGATTGGCGAACGCATGTGAGCGGCATATTACCGAAGCATATGGTGGAAGCCCGGTCCCTCGAACAAGTTCAAAAAGATGTCGCAGAGATTATGGATGGACGAATACTCGTTGGGCATGCCTTGCGGAACGATCTGGATGCACTCCTTCTGAGCCATCCCAAGCGCGACATTAGAGACACTAGCAAACACCCACCATATCGGAAGATTGCCGGAGGCGGTTCTCCCCGCTTGAAAATGCTGGCTTCAGAATTTTTAGGGCTGGATATCCAGAGCGGCGCTCATTCTAGTGTGGAGGATGCTAAGGCTACAATGCTTTTATACCGGCGAGATAAAGATGAATTCGAGAAGGAACACCTGAAGAAATGGCCGGTACGAGtggtggttgagaaggaggatggagatgaccagaagaagaagaaaaagaagaagaagaagacgcgCAAGAGGTGATTAAGTTACATACAAGCTTGTCTATTATACCCAAATTTTATGGCGTTTGAAATCATTCAATCCGACTACTTTGAGCATAGATTTTCGGGTTGCATACTGTATCTTGAGCAAGCATATAGAATTGgaattattattatagatACTTAGTCTTTGACATCAATCGACGTATTCTGAGATTGAGATCCGAAAAAATGCAATGCTCATACTGTCGATCCGGTGATGCTCTGGGTTCGGAAATTTCCGCTCTTAACGGCACTTAAATCACTTTACGCGACGCGTGCGCCAGTTTActcccatccatcatccagctcataGAACAACACCCTGAATTGATAAGCCACCAGCCAACTTCCTTGTATTCGGCTCAGTCACCTCTTGTTTGCACTAGTCCATTAGAAATAACACCCAAACGCAACATGTTCGCTGTCCAACCTCAGCAAGAGTCCTCAGGATCAGAAGACGTGAATTCAACAAAGAACGTTACTCCCAatattcttccttgtcgaATTCATCATGACGGTCCTGTTGGGCCCCTGGGCCGCTACTGGAAGTCCGAAACCGATGAAAAAGGTCAGCGCTCCCATTAGCCTTCTGGTCGCAAAATATTCATTGGCGCAGATAAAAACCTACAAACTGCCTACTTCCGCGGCCGTAAGCTGCGAGGTCGGCGTGTTGCAATTCCAGAAGGTTATGAAGGTGAGTGATTATATATGGCTGTCTTAAACCTGCAGACTATAACAATCCAACTCAGGGATTGTCGCGCTCCCAACAGAGCGTGTAATGCCATCGACGCAACGCAACGCAAATTCTACGATCAACGAGGAAACGGAACAGGAAGAACCAGTCAAGATCCTGGAGAAACAGGCTACTTTCAATGAATATGTGGTGTGGGGTCATGAACTGACACCTGCGGCGGATGACTCCTTCGTCAAGGGAGTTGAAGAGTGGCTGAAATTGGCAGAAGCGGTGGGTTAAAACatctccccctccctctttttttcgATTTTGTGCGTGTGTGTGTTCGAAGACTGATCGCTAGTAGATGCACTGCCAACCTAGTGACGAAAAGAAATCCTCATGAAGTCGGCCCCGATTTATCTGTGGACATCCTACGCGACGAAATCATTTTGGTATATAGACACTTCCCTGTTGAGCACTACTCGTGTATTTGCAGAATACACTCCCCTAGAGAAATGGCAGCGGCGCCTGACAAGATGCGGCTGCACTTGTTTGACACATTGGCCAGCCGCCGCACATTGACATTCTCATTTCACCACGGTGAACTGTGGTGAATTGTGCTTGACCATGATCATCTATCAATGGTGAAATACCTGCGACCCTGTTTATGAGGCCCATGAGGATTTCAATCCGGCTAGAAACATATGCC encodes:
- the cef1 gene encoding putative cell division control protein (Cdc5) (mRNA splicing protein CDC5 (Myb superfamily)), translated to MPVVKGGVWTNIEDEVLRAAVSKYGLNQWARVSSLLARKTPKQCKARWVEWLDPGIRKVEWSREEDEKLLHLAKLMPTQWRTIAPIVGRTATQCLERYQKLLDEAEARENDEFGLGGPEGGETAAPSADDVRRLRPGELDPDPESKPARPDTIDLDEDEKEMLSEARARLANTQGKKAKRKARERQLEESRRLAVLQKRRELKNAGINIKVVTRKKGEMDYNADIPFEKPAAPGFYDTMEEEARNERQREMFDPRKQQLANKRKGDQDEEAERKKRKNDKNSSSAASAAAARAGQMQKIREAEQSSKRRALVLPSPQVSESEMEDIIKMGMAGDKASKMAGDEEMTRGLLGNYSAIVGGTPIRTPRAAPEEDHIANEIKNIRALTETQSSLLGGENTPLHEGGSSTGFDGIAPRRQEIVTPNPMATPFRQANGGVGATPMRGGVGPGATPLRTPRDHFSLNQMEGEQLVGSTPKEIKMHESFMRQSIRSKLSALPKPKETEWELEELPSESTEPTVSEEYMEEDMAERDRREREAREKAAQAELKRQSQVYQRSLPRPSVLDIDALVERASQVTDPIASMISKEAALLIAHDARKFPLPGAKVEGKARKVERFDDTLMEAARSAIVTEATSDERKPEWTENFDAQWTTAHSKALPGLSNYADDEEDEYQQEQRMIGVFDNVQASLLATAERGNKLEKKLALHYGGYQNRAKMLRTKILEASAALEKSKDELDAFRNLQISEEAAISRRLEKLRDDVAFVMRREREAQEVYRTRKEELDELVAGTGGMVNGWH
- a CDS encoding 60S ribosome subunit biogenesis protein NOP53 (cellular protein (glioma tumor suppressor candidate region gene 2)), translating into MSPSTDAPKQFSQPSRKGKKAWRKNVDVTEVQEGLRLLKDEEIKGGVLAEKPSEELFTFDTTGSTEIRKAVEKQHKPLKSEEIIARRSVIPAVDTRKRNNSKVTDGVLESKTKKHKSDWVTRKDWLRLKQVAKEGKPIKKDVGGEFYDPWADAEDPTPVEDPQFDFLEKPKPKVAPVTLKEAPISLAANGKAIPAVRKPNAGTSYNPTFEEWDSLLQEQGAKEVEAEKKRLEEERKEEERQRLIAEAKDDDGEVKSDDESAWEGFESEYETPDWLKKKRPERKTKAQRNKIKRRKEAERQAKWEEQMKKKEEQVEQAKSIAEKMKQQELERVESSDSEGEGDDTVLRRKPLGGRTYAPEQKLEVVLPDELQDSLRLLKPEGNLLDDRFRTLIVQGKLESRRPVSQPKKAKRKLTEKWGHKDFKVPGL
- the rex4 gene encoding putative 3'-5' exonuclease (3'-5' exonuclease), which encodes MDVKNLSSNWKKLQETLKKNPISSSSTKRKTSGREGQNGVVKKRKTETVEGKTKSEQSHISKKRKRMADNAAEGGKDDVQETVLKSITRKNSTASLAPRPDVKISKANEGRSPTAELGKYVAMDCEMVGVGPNPDNDSALARVSIVNFNGEQVYDSFVRPKEMVTDWRTHVSGILPKHMVEARSLEQVQKDVAEIMDGRILVGHALRNDLDALLLSHPKRDIRDTSKHPPYRKIAGGGSPRLKMLASEFLGLDIQSGAHSSVEDAKATMLLYRRDKDEFEKEHLKKWPVRVVVEKEDGDDQKKKKKKKKKTRKR
- a CDS encoding ribonuclease H2 subunit C (predicted protein) — protein: MFAVQPQQESSGSEDVNSTKNVTPNILPCRIHHDGPVGPLGRYWKSETDEKDKNLQTAYFRGRKLRGRRVAIPEGYEGIVALPTERVMPSTQRNANSTINEETEQEEPVKILEKQATFNEYVVWGHELTPAADDSFVKGVEEWLKLAEAVG